A single genomic interval of Methylocystis sp. IM3 harbors:
- a CDS encoding DUF992 domain-containing protein: MNNSKTTPLFAAVFFGLALSPIAAIGQTATAGMLQCHLSGGVGMILIENQALDCVYKGLSGPPQHYVGRLTNVGANIGISGPGEMIWNVVAATNKVGPGDLAGDYAGAQGSVAVGGGVGGAVLVGGSGNSISLQPISVSVGTGLNVSAGIGNISLQYMPVTPPPPFHPVKRGKGQ; encoded by the coding sequence ATGAACAATTCGAAAACCACGCCTCTCTTCGCCGCCGTTTTCTTCGGCTTGGCGCTTTCGCCAATCGCGGCGATCGGGCAGACGGCGACCGCCGGAATGTTGCAGTGTCACCTTTCGGGCGGGGTCGGGATGATCCTGATCGAGAACCAGGCGCTCGACTGCGTCTATAAAGGCCTGTCCGGGCCGCCCCAGCATTATGTCGGCCGTCTCACCAATGTCGGCGCGAATATCGGCATCAGCGGCCCCGGCGAAATGATCTGGAACGTGGTGGCGGCGACCAACAAGGTCGGCCCGGGCGATCTCGCCGGCGATTATGCGGGCGCCCAGGGCTCGGTCGCGGTCGGCGGCGGCGTCGGCGGCGCCGTCCTGGTGGGCGGATCTGGCAATTCCATTTCCTTGCAGCCCATCTCCGTGTCGGTCGGCACAGGACTGAACGTCTCCGCCGGCATCGGCAACATCAGCCTGCAATATATGCCGGTGACTCCGCCGCCGCCCTTCCACCCGGTCAAACGCGGCAAGGGACAGTAA
- a CDS encoding PsiF family protein produces the protein MERLALALLCAAGTFWFGSVAYAQSPAPAAPDCAAQATEQKLVGAALNSFMKKCERETAMRACESAATEKKLSGAARASFTRKCVKDAAMTPADQ, from the coding sequence ATGGAAAGGCTTGCCCTTGCGCTGCTCTGCGCAGCCGGGACGTTTTGGTTCGGCTCGGTCGCTTACGCACAGTCCCCTGCCCCAGCGGCTCCCGATTGCGCGGCGCAGGCCACCGAGCAGAAGCTCGTCGGCGCTGCGCTCAACAGCTTCATGAAGAAATGCGAACGCGAGACGGCGATGCGCGCCTGCGAGTCCGCCGCGACGGAAAAGAAATTATCAGGGGCCGCGCGGGCGAGCTTCACCAGGAAGTGCGTGAAAGACGCCGCAATGACTCCCGCCGATCAGTAA
- a CDS encoding DnaJ C-terminal domain-containing protein — translation MKDPYETLGVPKTASPEDIKKAYLRLAKKLHPDLNPGDKTAEEKFKEVSSANDFLSDPDRRRRYDAGEIDATGAERPQHRYYRDYAGASGHQYETQSGYADFAEDEIFAELLRRRAQEARRARGADLHYRLEIDFLDAVNGAKKEIVLPQGGALDVTIPAGIEDGQVLRLRGKGAPAPREGEAGDALIEISIRPHRFFSREGDDIHLELPITITEAALGAEVKTPTPSGKVFLKIPKGSNTGTVLRLKGKGVAHGGRKGDELVRLKVMVPAQPESELEAFLSSWKPATRYDPRQDLE, via the coding sequence ATGAAAGATCCTTACGAGACGCTCGGCGTTCCAAAGACGGCTTCGCCCGAGGACATCAAGAAAGCCTATCTGCGCCTCGCCAAGAAACTTCATCCCGACCTCAATCCCGGCGACAAAACCGCCGAGGAAAAATTCAAGGAAGTTTCGAGCGCCAACGATTTTCTCTCCGATCCGGACAGGCGGCGCCGTTACGACGCCGGCGAGATCGACGCCACTGGCGCGGAACGACCGCAGCACAGATATTACCGCGATTACGCGGGGGCGTCGGGCCACCAATATGAAACGCAATCGGGTTACGCCGATTTCGCCGAGGATGAGATTTTCGCCGAACTGCTGAGACGGCGGGCGCAGGAAGCGCGGCGCGCGCGCGGCGCCGATCTGCACTATCGGCTGGAGATCGACTTCCTCGACGCCGTCAACGGCGCGAAAAAGGAGATCGTTCTGCCACAGGGCGGCGCGCTGGATGTCACGATCCCCGCCGGCATTGAAGACGGACAGGTCCTCCGTCTGCGCGGCAAAGGCGCCCCGGCTCCCCGAGAGGGAGAAGCAGGCGACGCGCTGATCGAGATTTCCATTCGTCCGCACCGCTTCTTCTCGAGGGAAGGCGACGACATTCATCTCGAACTGCCGATCACGATTACAGAGGCCGCTCTGGGCGCCGAGGTGAAAACGCCGACGCCCAGCGGCAAGGTGTTTTTGAAAATCCCGAAGGGATCGAATACCGGCACGGTTCTTCGCCTGAAGGGCAAGGGCGTTGCACACGGGGGCCGGAAGGGCGACGAGTTGGTCAGGCTGAAAGTCATGGTGCCGGCCCAGCCGGAGTCCGAATTGGAGGCGTTTCTTTCAAGCTGGAAACCTGCGACGCGATACGATCCGCGTCAGGACCTGGAGTGA
- a CDS encoding plasma-membrane proton-efflux P-type ATPase: MVAPVDLSKSPIPEVLAALSTDPHKGLDAKAAGDRLAKYGPNALEEKRTSAWLLFLRFFWGPIPWMIEAAAVMAAIVHDWGDFSIILALLIFNALLGFFEEHQASNALQALKNALALKAKVLRDGAWNEIDAKDIVPGDIVRIRLGDVVPADARIVSGDYLSVDQAALTGESLPVTKKPGDLLYSGSIAKQGEIQAVVTETGARTFFGRTASLVQSAGATSHFQAAVMRIGDFLIAAAAVLAVILIAVQLSRGADVLRLAEFVLILLVASVPVAMPAVLSVTMALGAKLLAREKAIVSRLESIEEMAGMEILCSDKTGTLTQNKLTLGEVSPWKGADPKEALLVASLASKAEDRDPIDLAVLAGLHDDSALKAYTQTAYQPFDPVTKRTEATVKGPDGVVFHAAKGAPQVIVALAKLEGADLEAANKAVDTYAAKGFRTLGVARTEAGGAWRFLGFIPLYDPPRPDSKETIAKAEAYGVRVKMVTGDDVAIAQQIAADLGLGTGIQPATDLFKSGIGKGDIPADIAARIEAADGFARVFPEHKYAIVKALQERGHIVGMTGDGVNDAPALKQADIGVAVSGATDAARAAAALILTAPGLSTIIRGIEEARRIFERMMSYTLYRIAMTLDIMVFIVLATIVYGFFPLTPVMIIMLALLDDIPIMTIAFDRARVPSLPVRWQMDRVLVVSSVLGAIAVVQSFGLLVIGQNVLHLDAPHLQTILFLQLVVGGHLMLFVTRTKGPFWMPPFPGTALFWAIVATQIVAALLCAYGVLVPALPWELIGLVWAYNIAWMFVQDLAKLAIYKELALRAAKATPFLSRLNERLNAFGKSRAPAITAPQAQERDASGRAAAQIATALGLGAIAALLWTGHLVTADGAASPVADAATPPAAAASESPEPKVDAAASAASAPQAPAAPATGARPEEKAAPAAAAAPAAQPATPRMSARLGALPTEARARGKWRQLQRRVPGLIGAHQPEIGKKQKDGQSVWVIEVADFANPLEAADFCQSLRAKGAECELVAGE, from the coding sequence ATGGTTGCGCCGGTAGATTTATCCAAATCCCCCATTCCCGAGGTTCTGGCGGCCTTGTCAACAGACCCGCACAAGGGTCTAGACGCGAAGGCGGCGGGCGACAGGCTGGCTAAATACGGGCCGAACGCCCTCGAAGAAAAGAGAACCAGCGCATGGCTTCTTTTCCTGCGCTTCTTCTGGGGTCCGATCCCATGGATGATCGAAGCCGCAGCGGTCATGGCGGCGATCGTGCACGACTGGGGCGATTTCTCCATCATTCTCGCGCTGCTGATCTTCAACGCGCTGCTCGGGTTTTTTGAGGAGCACCAGGCGTCGAACGCCCTTCAGGCGCTCAAAAACGCGCTGGCGCTGAAAGCCAAGGTCCTGCGGGACGGCGCCTGGAACGAAATAGACGCGAAGGACATCGTCCCCGGCGACATCGTGAGAATTCGCCTGGGCGACGTCGTGCCGGCGGACGCCCGCATCGTCTCCGGCGACTATCTCAGCGTCGATCAGGCCGCGCTCACGGGCGAGTCCCTGCCCGTGACCAAGAAGCCCGGAGATCTGCTCTATTCCGGATCGATCGCCAAGCAGGGCGAGATTCAGGCGGTTGTGACGGAAACGGGCGCGCGCACCTTCTTCGGCCGCACGGCCTCGCTGGTACAGAGCGCGGGCGCGACCTCGCATTTCCAGGCCGCCGTCATGCGGATCGGCGATTTCCTGATTGCCGCGGCGGCCGTTCTCGCCGTGATCCTCATCGCGGTCCAGCTTTCGCGCGGCGCCGACGTGCTCCGGCTCGCCGAATTCGTGCTCATCCTGCTGGTCGCATCTGTGCCGGTCGCGATGCCGGCGGTTCTCTCGGTCACCATGGCGCTCGGCGCAAAGTTGCTGGCGCGCGAAAAGGCGATCGTGTCGCGGCTCGAGTCCATCGAAGAAATGGCGGGGATGGAGATCCTCTGCTCAGACAAGACCGGCACGCTCACGCAAAACAAACTGACGCTCGGCGAGGTCAGCCCCTGGAAGGGCGCCGATCCCAAGGAGGCGCTGCTCGTTGCGTCTCTCGCCTCCAAGGCCGAGGATCGCGACCCGATCGATCTCGCCGTGCTCGCCGGCCTGCATGACGACTCGGCGCTGAAAGCCTATACGCAGACCGCCTACCAGCCCTTCGATCCGGTCACGAAGCGCACCGAGGCGACGGTGAAGGGGCCGGACGGCGTCGTTTTCCATGCGGCCAAGGGGGCGCCGCAGGTCATCGTGGCGCTCGCCAAACTCGAGGGCGCCGATCTCGAGGCGGCGAACAAAGCCGTCGACACCTATGCGGCGAAGGGGTTCCGCACGCTCGGCGTGGCGCGCACGGAGGCCGGCGGCGCATGGCGCTTCCTGGGATTCATCCCCCTCTACGACCCGCCGCGCCCCGATTCCAAGGAGACGATCGCGAAGGCGGAAGCCTACGGCGTACGCGTCAAGATGGTCACGGGCGACGATGTGGCCATTGCGCAGCAGATCGCGGCGGATCTGGGTCTCGGCACAGGCATCCAGCCCGCGACGGATTTGTTCAAGAGCGGGATCGGCAAAGGCGACATTCCCGCGGACATCGCCGCAAGGATCGAGGCGGCCGATGGTTTCGCGCGCGTCTTTCCCGAGCATAAATATGCGATCGTGAAGGCGCTTCAGGAGCGCGGCCATATCGTCGGCATGACCGGCGACGGCGTGAATGACGCCCCCGCGCTCAAACAGGCAGACATCGGCGTCGCGGTCTCCGGGGCGACCGACGCGGCGCGGGCCGCCGCCGCGCTCATTCTCACGGCCCCCGGCCTCTCGACCATCATCCGCGGCATAGAGGAGGCGCGGCGCATCTTCGAGCGGATGATGAGCTACACGCTCTACCGCATCGCCATGACGCTCGACATCATGGTCTTCATCGTGCTGGCGACGATCGTCTACGGGTTCTTCCCCTTGACCCCGGTGATGATCATCATGCTCGCCCTCCTCGATGACATCCCGATCATGACCATCGCCTTCGACCGGGCGAGGGTGCCGAGCCTTCCAGTGCGCTGGCAGATGGACCGAGTGCTTGTGGTTTCTTCGGTGCTGGGCGCCATCGCCGTCGTTCAAAGTTTTGGGCTCCTCGTCATCGGGCAGAACGTCCTGCACCTCGACGCGCCTCACCTTCAAACGATTCTCTTCCTGCAGCTTGTCGTCGGCGGGCATTTGATGCTCTTCGTGACCCGCACGAAGGGTCCGTTCTGGATGCCGCCCTTCCCCGGAACGGCGCTGTTCTGGGCCATCGTCGCGACGCAGATTGTAGCGGCTCTCCTGTGCGCCTATGGCGTGCTGGTTCCTGCCCTGCCGTGGGAGCTGATCGGCCTCGTCTGGGCCTATAACATCGCCTGGATGTTCGTTCAGGATCTCGCCAAGCTCGCGATCTACAAGGAGCTTGCGCTGCGCGCGGCAAAAGCGACGCCCTTCCTGTCGCGGCTCAATGAACGGCTGAATGCGTTCGGGAAGAGCCGGGCTCCCGCAATTACCGCGCCGCAAGCGCAGGAGCGGGACGCGTCGGGGCGGGCCGCTGCTCAGATCGCGACAGCCCTTGGACTCGGCGCAATCGCGGCGCTCCTCTGGACGGGCCATCTGGTCACGGCCGACGGCGCGGCAAGCCCCGTCGCCGACGCCGCGACGCCGCCCGCCGCCGCGGCCAGTGAGAGCCCCGAGCCGAAAGTCGACGCCGCCGCGAGCGCCGCCTCGGCCCCGCAAGCCCCCGCGGCGCCGGCGACCGGGGCGCGGCCCGAGGAAAAGGCCGCCCCCGCTGCGGCGGCTGCGCCCGCCGCGCAACCCGCCACGCCGCGGATGTCGGCGCGATTGGGCGCGCTGCCGACCGAAGCGCGCGCGCGGGGCAAATGGCGCCAGCTGCAAAGGCGCGTCCCGGGCCTGATCGGCGCGCACCAGCCGGAGATCGGCAAAAAGCAGAAAGACGGCCAGAGCGTCTGGGTCATCGAGGTCGCCGATTTCGCAAACCCGCTCGAAGCCGCGGACTTCTGTCAGAGCCTGCGCGCCAAGGGCGCGGAATGCGAACTCGTCGCCGGCGAATGA
- a CDS encoding chaperone modulator CbpM yields the protein MKEQEFLQHAELDHVTLKAWIGEAWLAPSDSAGEPDFSQIDLARARFILELQRDMGVNDPGVGVILHLLDQLHGLRRAMKELLEAAHETRDKI from the coding sequence GTGAAAGAGCAGGAGTTTCTACAACACGCCGAGCTTGATCATGTGACGCTCAAAGCATGGATCGGGGAGGCATGGCTTGCGCCGTCAGACAGCGCAGGCGAGCCTGATTTCAGCCAGATCGACCTCGCGCGCGCCCGGTTCATCCTGGAGCTGCAACGGGACATGGGCGTGAACGACCCTGGCGTCGGCGTCATTCTCCATCTTCTGGATCAGCTCCACGGCCTGCGTCGTGCGATGAAAGAGCTGCTCGAGGCCGCTCACGAGACGCGCGATAAGATATGA
- a CDS encoding AI-2E family transporter encodes MSASGRESFATSRDPKWIDIFWRNARKSGADTQEEAERDHNAIELAIRLSLIAFLIYWTAIIVFPFAPIIAWSVIMAVALYPAFEWLSALLGGRQRMAATTITCLSLLLVIGPVTWLGLDLIEASTSMIEGASSGKLAIPPPSESVKQWPLIGAQLYDFWSLASTNVKSALAPLLPQLRPLGEKLIEAVSSAGVGTVKFLVSVLVMGFLFLSSPTLVGTAENLAARIDKRNGVRFVELAGATIRAVSRGVIGISLLQAIVAGVGMSLAAVPGASVLMLLVLILAIVQIGPGLVTVPVTIWAWAYLPVAPALALTICLGAVSLSDGLVKPFFLSHGLTTPTIVTFIGVIGGILAHGIIGLFVGPIVVAVAWNLADAWLHSKGVVAD; translated from the coding sequence ATGAGCGCGTCTGGCCGCGAAAGTTTTGCTACGTCCCGCGATCCCAAATGGATCGATATTTTCTGGAGAAACGCTCGAAAGAGCGGCGCAGATACGCAGGAGGAGGCGGAGCGCGACCATAACGCCATCGAACTCGCCATTCGGCTCAGTCTCATCGCCTTTCTCATCTACTGGACGGCGATCATCGTTTTCCCTTTCGCGCCGATCATCGCCTGGAGCGTGATCATGGCCGTCGCGCTCTATCCGGCCTTCGAATGGCTTTCCGCGCTGCTCGGCGGCAGACAGCGCATGGCGGCGACAACGATCACCTGCCTCAGCCTGCTGCTCGTCATCGGTCCCGTTACCTGGCTCGGCCTCGATCTGATCGAAGCTTCGACAAGCATGATCGAGGGCGCCAGTTCTGGAAAGCTCGCCATCCCACCGCCCAGCGAGTCGGTAAAGCAGTGGCCGCTCATCGGGGCGCAGCTTTACGACTTCTGGTCCCTGGCCTCGACGAACGTAAAAAGCGCGCTAGCCCCTCTTCTTCCGCAATTGAGGCCGCTCGGCGAAAAGCTGATCGAAGCGGTGAGCAGCGCCGGCGTCGGCACTGTCAAATTTCTTGTGTCGGTCCTTGTCATGGGCTTCCTCTTTCTCTCCTCGCCCACTCTCGTCGGCACAGCGGAGAATCTCGCTGCGCGGATCGACAAAAGAAATGGCGTGCGCTTCGTCGAGCTTGCGGGCGCCACGATTCGCGCGGTGTCTCGCGGCGTGATCGGCATCTCCCTGTTGCAGGCGATCGTCGCGGGCGTCGGGATGTCTCTTGCAGCGGTGCCTGGCGCGAGCGTGCTGATGCTGCTCGTGCTCATCCTGGCGATCGTGCAGATCGGTCCCGGGTTGGTCACCGTGCCGGTAACCATATGGGCGTGGGCATATCTGCCCGTCGCTCCCGCGTTGGCGCTCACAATCTGCCTTGGCGCCGTGAGCCTTTCCGATGGTCTGGTCAAACCGTTCTTCCTGTCTCACGGGCTGACGACGCCGACCATCGTGACCTTCATCGGTGTCATAGGCGGGATACTGGCCCATGGAATCATAGGCCTTTTCGTCGGGCCGATCGTCGTCGCCGTCGCCTGGA